ATAGACCCAAGCTTTACGAGCATTTTTCACTTGGTCAACCGGCTCATGTACTACCGTCATTTGACCTTTGGAACGTGCAGGCTTATCAATTGTCACATGCACCAAACCGGCATTGATACCAATTTGCGCTTCAGTGTCACCAATCTTGTTTTGCGGATAAGAGTATGGGAATTCAGAGATCAGGTTCTGACGACGCAGTTGGCGTTTACCGTCAAGATATACTGCTTGATCATCCATAGTACCTACAATGGTTGGATGCGGGTGAATGATACGGCCGTTCCACATGACCTCAGGGCCGGTTTTTGGCATCGGGAATGGTGCGCCACCGGTGTAGTTACGCAGCCCGTCAATGCCGTTGACTAAAACGGTATTAACCGCATTCCAAGCAGTGCGGCGCTCAACCAGCTTGGACCAGCGCGCATCACGATGACTCGGATATACCGGCACTACGAAAGTTTCAGGGAACTTATTCATCAAGGCCTGTAAGCCAGGCGTCAAAGAGGCTTGGTATTGCGCCATATTGTTCTTGCTGATAACAAACAGCGGCTGCTCATTGGCATAAGGGTCAGGGTACACATCACCGGAGCCTCGGTAAGACATACCTTGCGGCACGCCCGATAGTGAGCCGGTCCAAGCCGGGATCGAGCCATCAATATTGCCAGCACGAATACCACCCATTGGATTCAGATCAGCGCCGAGCTTAGTAGCTTCCTGCTTAGACACTGCGGCAGTTGCCGGCAAGGTCAAGGTTAGGGCTGCTGCAACTAGACTTAGGCCTAGCATAGCCTTTAAATTTTTCACCAGAGTCTCCTCATATTCGTACGAACTTTGCAACGCTGCCGCGACAACGGAGAAAGTCATCAATTAATCCATTAAGTATAACAAACAAGCTCGAAAATTATTAGTCAAGCAAGCTGTCTATGCAGAGTTTAATTTTTGCTGCAATTTGTCTTCTTTGCGGCGGCCACGCTTAACCATTTTTTCAGGCTTAACCAAGAAATGTGCTAAAGCCGGCAGCAACCAAATTGCACCTACCATATTCCATAAGAACATAAAGGTTANCAGCTTACCCATATCCGCCTGAAATTTAATCGGCGACCAAATCCATGTGCCAACGCCGATCGCCAACGCAATACCGGTTAATAGCACAGCCTTACCGGTGGTTTTTAAGGTATTAAAGTATGCCTCTTGCAAACCCATGCCGCGCTCAAGGAAAGTCTCCAGTCGGCCATAGATATAAATACCGTAATCAACCCCAATACCAACGCCCAAAGCAATCACCGGAAGCGTCGCTACTTTCACACCAATGCCTAGCTGCGCCATTAAGGCCTGACATAAAGATGAGGTCAAAGCCAAGGGAATGACAATACAGGCAACCGCTGCAACCGAGCTAAAGCTACCTAAAATGAGCACCATCACAACAATATAAATCACAATGAGCATTTGAGATTGAGCATCAGCAATGACATCGTTAGTAGCCGCCTCAATACCGGCATTACCAGTAGCCAGGGTAAAGGTAAGATTGTCCATCGGATTATCGGCGATAAACTGCTCAGCAGCAGCCACAACACGATCTAGAGTCTCGGCTTTGTGATCCTGCAAGAACAGGATAATCGGCGCAAAAGAGCAATCAGTGCTGACTAACTGACTCGGAATTTGGAAAAACGTTGAGTTAATCGCTTGCTGATCACGAGGAATACTATTCCACTTCAAACTTCCTTCATTGAAGCCCATCAAGATCGAGCGAATAACGAAACTGAATGAAACACTCGACTGTACTCCGGGTACATTTTCCATGACCCAGCCAAAACGATCAATAACTTCAACATTCTCATATAAAGAACATTTTTCTTCCGGCGTATTGACCATGATGATAAAAATATCTGAGCTAACGGTATAGTTTTCAGAAATAAACTTATTATCAAGGTTATAACGCGAATCCGGGTGCAATTCGGGCGCGCCCGTATCCAAGTCGCCAATTTTTAAGCCCTTGCCGCCAATAATACCCACTGCAAAGCCGCATACCGCAATTAGAATCGATACCGTTGCAACTTTCGGATGGGCAAAATAAGACAGCTTTTCTAAAAACACCGGGTGCTTTTGGCTTTTCTCATTGACGTGGGCAATCCCAGCTTTGGTCAGACCAAAGTAAGACATCAAAATTGGCAGCAGTACTAAATTGGTCATCACAATCACCGCAATACCAATACCGGCCGCGACTGCTAACTCTTTAATCGCCTGGATATCAATTAATAGCAACGTTAGAAAGCCAATGCCATCAGAAATCAACGCGGTCATGCCAGCCACATAGAGGGTTCTAAATGCTTTTCGCGCGGCAAGCTCTGCACCAGCACCATCAGACTGTTCAATCGCGATCGCATTGATAATTTGAATGCCGTGACTAACGCCGATAGCAAAAACCAAAAACGGCACCAACATCGAATAAGCCGAAATACCGTTACCAATGCCGTAACTTTCAAAAATGCCTAAGCGAATCAGGCCTAACTGCCAAATTACCGCGATCACTGAACAAACCAGCGGCACAATCGCACCTATCCAGCATCGTGTGTACCAGAACAACATGACCATGGTAATTAAGAAAGCGACCAAGAAGAACACGCCGATTTTCTCGCCGCCCTCGGTAAGGTCACCAATCAACTTGGACACACCTATGATACGAATTTTGATTTTGTCACTCTGAAATTGATCGCGCACTTTTTCTTCAAGCTGGCGCGAAAACTCGGCATAGTCTAACTGTTCGCCAGTATCAGGATCTTGATCAAATAAAGTCGCTTGCACAATCGATGAGTTGAAATTATCGGCGACTAAGGATCCCACGCGTCCCGAACGTAAAACATTAGTACGAAACGCTTCAAGACGTTCGGGTGAGCCATCATAACCATTAGGCAGCACTGGGCCGCCCTCAAAACCTTCTTCTGTCACTTCTGACCAACGCACATTTGGCGTCCAAAGAGACTCTAGCGAACGACGATCAACACCGGGCAAATAAAATACTTCGTCACTGATTTTTTTCAGTGTCTCCATATACTCTGCATCAAAAATGTCACCCTCGGTGTGCTCGACCGCTATTTGGATAGGGGTTCCGGTAGCACCAAGATTATCTAGATTGTCCACCATATTCTGAACGAAGGGATGGTTGGATGGAATCATCTTTAGAAAGGAAGTATCGGGTTTAATTTGACTGGCTTGATAGCCTAAAAACAAGGTGGCAAGCGCAAAGATAACCAGCAATACAGGACGCGAGTTGAAAATAACTCGCTCGTAAATTTTAGCTTCAGAACCGTACTGGTAAGAGCTGAGTGAAGAATGGTCAGACATCGAAATTCCTTAAACTTATTCAGCTAGTTGTGCGGTTACAGGCATTTGAAAACGGTGAAAACCGCCCTGTCCCACCAGCAAGAACTGATTCTCTGGCAAGGCTACGACGGCAGATAATGAGGCGCGTGCCGGCAAAATAAATTGCTCAAAGCTTTCGCTATTATTTTGACTCAAGGCAATATTACCGCCAGCGCCAACTAAGATCAGACTGGCATCGCCAAATAACAGTCCTGACGACAGAGAATAATCAACACCGGTGGCTAATGGCTGCCAGCTGAGACCTTTATCACGGCTGATAAAGGTATTACCGCGCAGACCGGTAGCAATCACCGAGGCACCGTCTTTAGAGGCTATAAGGCCGAAAATAGTGCCATCATAGCCAAGATCTGCTTGCTGCCAGCTCGAGCCATTATCGTGAGAATAGACGAGAAAACCGGCTTCGCCAGCAACGTAAATACTACCGCCGTGAGCACCAGTAATCGCGTTCAAATGAAATTCATCAATATTGCCAATACTGCCGCTCAAGTTTTGCCACGTCTGACCGCCATCTTCGGTTTTAAATAGCTTACCAAAAGCACCTGCTGCATAGCCGAGCTCTTCATTACTGAACCATACATCCATCAATGGTGGCGCAGTAATGGTTTCGCTGAGCTTATCTTGCGCCGATTCGTAGTACCACTGCACTTCATCCAGCTGCTCGATTAAAGACATCCCTTCAAAGGCCATTGGTTGCTCTGGATCAAACTCAAGCCCCTGATCAATCAAACCCTGCACGCGAGACAATTCTGCCGCCCAATCTTTCACCGCAAGCTCATTCAGGGCAGCCTGAGCTTTTAAACCATCGCGAATTAAGGTCCAAGTTTGACCACCATCCTCAGAGCGCACAATATGCGAATCATGGCCCACTGCATAACCCACTTTCGAGCTAGGAAAAC
This window of the Pseudomonadales bacterium genome carries:
- a CDS encoding DUF1329 domain-containing protein; this encodes MTFSVVAAALQSSYEYEETLVKNLKAMLGLSLVAAALTLTLPATAAVSKQEATKLGADLNPMGGIRAGNIDGSIPAWTGSLSGVPQGMSYRGSGDVYPDPYANEQPLFVISKNNMAQYQASLTPGLQALMNKFPETFVVPVYPSHRDARWSKLVERRTAWNAVNTVLVNGIDGLRNYTGGAPFPMPKTGPEVMWNGRIIHPHPTIVGTMDDQAVYLDGKRQLRRQNLISEFPYSYPQNKIGDTEAQIGINAGLVHVTIDKPARSKGQMTVVHEPVDQVKNARKAWVYIPGSRRVRRAPTVGYDTPDGPGGLVTVDDSLGFNGAMDRYDWKLIGKQEMFIPYHNYKFDTPSVNYETLLLPGHANPDYMRYEKHRVWVVEANLKSGQRHVYAKRRFYIDEDSWHIVLLESYDGRGQLWKVGILNTVYDFALKGFVARAQMFHDLQSGAYITTRMVNETAQPNLMATPKGESYYSPSNLRKMGTR
- a CDS encoding RND family transporter translates to MSDHSSLSSYQYGSEAKIYERVIFNSRPVLLVIFALATLFLGYQASQIKPDTSFLKMIPSNHPFVQNMVDNLDNLGATGTPIQIAVEHTEGDIFDAEYMETLKKISDEVFYLPGVDRRSLESLWTPNVRWSEVTEEGFEGGPVLPNGYDGSPERLEAFRTNVLRSGRVGSLVADNFNSSIVQATLFDQDPDTGEQLDYAEFSRQLEEKVRDQFQSDKIKIRIIGVSKLIGDLTEGGEKIGVFFLVAFLITMVMLFWYTRCWIGAIVPLVCSVIAVIWQLGLIRLGIFESYGIGNGISAYSMLVPFLVFAIGVSHGIQIINAIAIEQSDGAGAELAARKAFRTLYVAGMTALISDGIGFLTLLLIDIQAIKELAVAAGIGIAVIVMTNLVLLPILMSYFGLTKAGIAHVNEKSQKHPVFLEKLSYFAHPKVATVSILIAVCGFAVGIIGGKGLKIGDLDTGAPELHPDSRYNLDNKFISENYTVSSDIFIIMVNTPEEKCSLYENVEVIDRFGWVMENVPGVQSSVSFSFVIRSILMGFNEGSLKWNSIPRDQQAINSTFFQIPSQLVSTDCSFAPIILFLQDHKAETLDRVVAAAEQFIADNPMDNLTFTLATGNAGIEAATNDVIADAQSQMLIVIYIVVMVLILGSFSSVAAVACIVIPLALTSSLCQALMAQLGIGVKVATLPVIALGVGIGVDYGIYIYGRLETFLERGMGLQEAYFNTLKTTGKAVLLTGIALAIGVGTWIWSPIKFQADMGKLXTFMFLWNMVGAIWLLPALAHFLVKPEKMVKRGRRKEDKLQQKLNSA